The genomic stretch GCTTCTAAGCACATGGATCGCGGAGTCCTCATCGAAGGGAAGCCGAGCGGTGAAAAAGGGATCCGCGTGGCCACGCCCGTCTTCGACGGCGCCACGGAGGATGATATCTTTGAATTCCTCACTAAAGCCGGCTTGCCCAAGGCGAATGAAATAGCCTTGACGGACACCCGGACCGAGAGCCTGCGCGAGTCCATGGCCGCCGTTCCCCTTGGCAAATCGATCCTCTATGACGGCCGGACGGGTGAGCCCTTTGACAACCCGATCACCGTCGGCTATATGTACATGTTGAAACTGGCCCACCTCGTTGACGACAAGATCCATGCTCGTTCGACCGGTCCCTACTCGCTTGTCACGCAGCAGCCCCTAGGTGGCAAGGCCCAGTTCGGCGGCCAGCGTTTCGGCGAGATGGAGGTCTGGGCGCTTGAGGCCTACGGGGCCGCCTACACCCTGCAGGAGATCCTCACCGTCAAGTCGGACGACGTGGTCGGTCGTGTGAAAACATACGAAGCGATCGTCAAGGGCGAGAACATCCCCGAACCGGGCGTGCCCGAATCCTTCAAGGTATTGATCAAGGAACTGCAGAGCTTAGGTTTGGATGTCAAAATCCTCTCGGAAGACGAACGAGAAATCGAGATCAAGGAAGTCGAGGAAGACGTGGCCGAGACAGCCAAAGAACTCGGCATCGACATTCAAGGCGAGGATAGGTCGGAAAGGGCCGGCGAACCTGCATCGCCCGATGAGATGGACGATGAAGAGGAGATCGATTACGCCGCCGGCTTTCTGCAGGATGCCCTAGAAGAACTGGAAGAAGACTGAACCGCCCCAAGGTGACAACCCGGAAGGGAGAGAATCCGTTGCTCGATGTCAATAATTTCGACCGCATGCGCATCGGCCTGGCTTCACCGGATCTGATCCGGCAATGGTCGAGCGGGGAAGTGAAGAAGCCGGAAACCATCAACTACCGGACCCTCAAACCGGAACGGGATGGCTTGTTCTGTGAGCGGATCTTCGGCCCCACCCGCGACTGGGAGTGTCACTGCGGCAAATACAAACGGGTCCGCTACAAGGGCATCGTCTGTGACCGCTGCGGCGTCGAGGTCACCCGCTCCAAGGTCCGTCGGGAACGCCTTGGCCATATCGAACTGGCGGCGCCGGTCTCCCACATCTGGTACTTCAAAGGCATCCCCAGCCGGATGGGCCTGTTGCTCGACATGTCGCCTCGTTCGCTGGAGAAAGTCCTCTACTTTGTCGCCTACATCGTCATCGAACAGGGCGACACGCCGCTGATGAAAAAGCAGCTCCTCACGGAGACGGAATACCGGGAACACCGGGAAAAATACGGCAACCGCTTCCGCGCCGGCATGGGCGCTGAGGCGATCAAAGAGCTGCTTGTCGAGATGGACCTGGAACAACTCTGCCGGGAATTGCGCCAGGAATTGAAAGAGGTGACGGGGCAGCGGAAGGTGCGCGCCATCCGCCGCCTGGAGGTCGTCGAAGCCTTCAAAAATTCCGGCAACCGTCCCGAATGGATGATCATGGACGTCATCCCTGTCATCCCGCCGGAACTGCGCCCCATGGTGCAACTGGACGGCGGTCGATTCGCCACCTCTGACCTGAACGATCTCTATCGGCGCGTGATCAACCGGAACAACCGTCTTAAACGGTTGCTCGATCTGGGCGCGCCTGATATCATCGTCCGCAACGAAAAGCGGATGCTGCAAGAAGCCGTCGACGCCCTCATCGACAACGGTCGCCGCGGCCGGCCCGTCACCGGACCGGGCAACCGCCCCCTCAAGTCCCTCTCAGACATGCTCAAGGGCAAACAGGGCCGCTTCCGCCAGAACCTGCTCGGAAAACGGGTCGATTACTCCGGACGTTCCGTCATCGTCGTTGGTCCCGAACTGAAGCTGCACCAGTGCGGCCTCCCCAAGGAGATGGCGCTGGAACTGTTTAAGCCCTTTGTCATGAAAAAGCTTGTCGAAGACGGCCATGCCCACAACATCAAGAGCGCCAAACGGATGGTGGAACGCGTCAAAAACGAGGTCTGGGATGTCCTGGAAGATGTCATCGCCGAACACCCCGTCCTGCTCAACCGGGCGCCGACCCTGCACCGCCTCGGCATTCAGGCCTTTGAACCGGTTCTCGTCGAAGGCCGGGCGCTGCAGATCCACCCGCTCGTCTGTACGGCATACAACGCTGACTTCGACGGCGACCAGATGGCCGTCCACGTGCCCCTCTCTGCTGAAGCCCAGGCCGAAGCGCGCAACCTGATGCTGTCGGCCCACAATATCCTCAACCCGAAGGATGGCCGACCTGTCGCCACGCCGACTCAAGACATGGTCATCGGTTCCTACTACCTGACCATCGAGCGGGAAGGCGCCAAGGGCGAAAACATGATCTTCGCCAGCCCTGATGAGGCCATCGCCGCCTATGACGCCAAGAGCGTCCACCTGCAGGCGCGGATCCGCGTTCGACCGACGGCGCGTTTGCAGGAAGCCCTTGAGTTTGCCAAAAGCGAAGCCCGCTCCTTCGATGAGCAGGGACGCCTTATGACCACGGTGGGACGGTTGATCTTCAACAGCGTCATCCCGCCCAAGGTCGGCTACGTCAATGAGGTCGTCGGCAAGAAGCAGTTAGGAAACA from Heliomicrobium modesticaldum Ice1 encodes the following:
- the rpoC gene encoding DNA-directed RNA polymerase subunit beta'; this translates as MLDVNNFDRMRIGLASPDLIRQWSSGEVKKPETINYRTLKPERDGLFCERIFGPTRDWECHCGKYKRVRYKGIVCDRCGVEVTRSKVRRERLGHIELAAPVSHIWYFKGIPSRMGLLLDMSPRSLEKVLYFVAYIVIEQGDTPLMKKQLLTETEYREHREKYGNRFRAGMGAEAIKELLVEMDLEQLCRELRQELKEVTGQRKVRAIRRLEVVEAFKNSGNRPEWMIMDVIPVIPPELRPMVQLDGGRFATSDLNDLYRRVINRNNRLKRLLDLGAPDIIVRNEKRMLQEAVDALIDNGRRGRPVTGPGNRPLKSLSDMLKGKQGRFRQNLLGKRVDYSGRSVIVVGPELKLHQCGLPKEMALELFKPFVMKKLVEDGHAHNIKSAKRMVERVKNEVWDVLEDVIAEHPVLLNRAPTLHRLGIQAFEPVLVEGRALQIHPLVCTAYNADFDGDQMAVHVPLSAEAQAEARNLMLSAHNILNPKDGRPVATPTQDMVIGSYYLTIEREGAKGENMIFASPDEAIAAYDAKSVHLQARIRVRPTARLQEALEFAKSEARSFDEQGRLMTTVGRLIFNSVIPPKVGYVNEVVGKKQLGNIVARCYDKLGISETAAMLDGIKKLGYTFSTRAGITVGITDVEVPEEKRRLIAEADSFVEKVEQQYRRGLITEEERYQKVIDIWNKTTDGVTQALMRTLDKFNPVYMMANSGARGNIQQIRQLAGMRGLMADPSGRIIDLPIKANFREGLTVLEYFISTHGARKGLADTALRTADSGYLTRRLVDVSQDVIVREIDCGTHEGIPVEAIVDGKQVIEKLSDRLTGRYALEEIVDPETGEKLAAYNEEIQADAAERIDQLIKQGKLAHNAVYIRSVLTCRTRYGVCRRCYGRNLATGRSVEIGEAVGIIAAQSIGEPGTQLTMRTFHTGGVAGDDITQGLPRVEELFEARKPKGLAIIAEQDGIVRIVDNKGRKDIEIVTDDGESHHYAIPYNSRLKVEDGQRVQAGTELTEGSVNPHDMLRVKGIQGVQTYLLREVQRVYRLQGVDINDKHIEVMVRQMMRKVKVEEPGDTDLLPGGLIDIADFEAENLKAIEAGLEPATARPILLGITKASLATDSFLSAASFQETTRVLTEAAIKGKVDPLLGLKENVIIGKLIPAGTGMSRYRNIQVLVGDEIDEARLEDGMA